One Tamlana carrageenivorans genomic region harbors:
- the hutI gene encoding imidazolonepropionase, which translates to MKVLFKNIKELLQIRDENTRFVSGKAMNELPTIKDAFLLVKNDVIYDFGPMKDCPDEAVDHVVDATGKMVLPTWCDSHTHLVYAGQREGEFVDKINGLSYQEIAEKGGGILNSAKQVQNISESELYKQTKTRLDEVIALGTGAVEIKSGYGLTLESELKMLSVIKRLKENHQIPIKATFLGAHAVPEEYKNNKAGYVDHIIKEMIPLVAEAKLADFVDVFCEKGYFTVEDTNRILEAGKLHGLQAKIHVNQFNSIGGVQAGVKQKALSVDHLEVMKYEDIVVLEKSKTMPVALPGCSFFLSIPFAPGRKMIDAGLPLALATDYNPGSSPSGNMNFVVSAACVKMKLTPEEAINAATINGAYAMGLEHKVGSITKGKQANLILTKAISSYHFIPYSFGNHQIERVYLNGVEVV; encoded by the coding sequence ATGAAAGTCCTATTTAAAAATATCAAGGAATTACTTCAAATTAGAGATGAAAATACCCGTTTTGTCTCTGGAAAGGCCATGAATGAGTTGCCAACGATTAAAGATGCTTTTCTTCTCGTAAAAAATGATGTGATTTATGATTTTGGTCCGATGAAAGACTGTCCCGATGAAGCGGTAGACCATGTGGTTGATGCTACAGGGAAAATGGTTTTACCAACTTGGTGCGATTCGCATACCCATTTGGTTTATGCTGGTCAGCGTGAAGGTGAGTTTGTAGATAAAATTAATGGTTTAAGCTATCAAGAGATTGCCGAAAAAGGTGGCGGAATTCTTAATTCGGCGAAGCAAGTACAAAATATCTCAGAAAGTGAATTGTATAAGCAAACTAAAACGCGATTGGATGAAGTTATCGCTTTAGGTACCGGAGCTGTTGAAATAAAATCTGGTTATGGCTTAACTTTAGAATCTGAGTTAAAAATGCTTAGTGTGATTAAGCGCTTAAAGGAAAATCATCAAATTCCTATTAAGGCTACTTTTTTAGGCGCACATGCTGTTCCTGAAGAATATAAGAATAATAAAGCCGGTTACGTCGACCATATTATTAAAGAAATGATTCCTTTAGTTGCCGAAGCTAAGCTTGCCGATTTTGTTGATGTATTTTGTGAAAAAGGCTACTTTACGGTTGAAGATACCAATCGTATTTTAGAAGCCGGAAAGTTACATGGTTTACAAGCCAAAATTCATGTGAATCAGTTTAATTCTATTGGAGGCGTACAAGCAGGAGTGAAACAAAAAGCATTATCTGTAGATCATTTGGAGGTGATGAAATATGAAGATATTGTCGTTTTAGAAAAATCTAAAACCATGCCTGTAGCCTTGCCAGGTTGTTCCTTCTTTTTAAGCATTCCATTTGCCCCAGGCAGAAAAATGATTGATGCCGGATTGCCACTAGCTCTAGCAACCGATTATAACCCAGGATCATCGCCTTCAGGAAACATGAATTTTGTGGTGTCTGCGGCCTGTGTAAAAATGAAATTAACGCCCGAAGAAGCCATTAATGCAGCAACAATAAACGGTGCCTACGCCATGGGCTTAGAGCATAAAGTAGGGTCAATTACCAAAGGAAAACAAGCCAACTTGATCTTAACAAAAGCTATTAGTTCTTATCATTTTATACCATATTCATTCGGAAATCATCAAATTGAACGTGTTTATTTGAATGGTGTTGAGGTGGTTTAG
- a CDS encoding ABC transporter permease has translation MSQYKDKWLYTISPKRKLIELNFEEIWRYKDLLFLFVKRDIITVYKQTILGPLWYIIQPLFTTLTFTLIFNNLANIPTGNGIPAFLFNLAGLSCWDYFSTCLTSTSNTFKSNQGIFGKVYFPRVITPLSAVISNLVRFGIRLLVFTGFYVYFVFFTDAASKASPTYALLLLPVLIALMALLGLGIGMIISSLTTKYRDLTYLVGFGMQLLMYGSAVMYPLSYFKEKLPKYSWVIEYNPVTTFIELFRYMTLGVGQFSISTFLYAIGVSVFCFLLGLIVFNRTEKSFIDTV, from the coding sequence TTGAGTCAATATAAGGACAAGTGGCTTTATACCATATCACCCAAAAGGAAATTAATAGAGTTAAATTTTGAAGAAATTTGGCGCTATAAGGATTTGTTGTTTCTTTTTGTTAAACGTGATATTATTACCGTTTACAAGCAAACCATTTTGGGGCCTTTATGGTACATCATACAACCTTTGTTTACAACCCTTACTTTCACCCTAATATTTAACAATTTAGCCAATATTCCAACCGGAAATGGTATTCCTGCATTTTTATTTAATTTGGCAGGTTTAAGCTGCTGGGATTATTTTAGTACCTGTTTAACCAGTACGAGTAATACTTTCAAGTCTAACCAAGGTATTTTTGGTAAAGTATACTTTCCAAGAGTAATAACACCATTGTCAGCTGTGATTTCCAATTTGGTCCGTTTCGGAATTCGATTATTGGTGTTCACTGGGTTTTATGTTTATTTCGTGTTTTTTACAGATGCCGCGTCTAAGGCTTCACCAACATATGCCTTATTATTGCTGCCCGTATTAATAGCGCTCATGGCTTTATTAGGCTTAGGTATTGGGATGATCATATCTTCGTTAACCACAAAGTATAGGGATTTAACCTATTTGGTAGGTTTTGGAATGCAATTACTCATGTATGGCTCGGCAGTTATGTATCCTTTATCATACTTTAAAGAAAAATTACCAAAATACTCGTGGGTTATTGAGTATAATCCTGTTACCACATTTATCGAGTTGTTTAGATATATGACTTTGGGGGTAGGGCAATTTTCTATTTCTACTTTTTTATATGCCATAGGCGTGAGTGTATTTTGTTTTTTACTAGGGTTAATCGTGTTTAATAGAACAGAAAAAAGCTTTATAGATACGGTTTAG
- a CDS encoding urocanate hydratase translates to MTFKEQILQGIPTRMPSKYNYPEGANRAPKRKDILSKEEKQLAIRNALRYFPKDWHEELASEFAQELREYGRIYMYRFKPDYKIFARGISEYPAKSTQAAAIILMIQNNLDPAVAQHPEELITYGGNGAVFQNWAQYLLTMQYLAQMTDEQTLHLYSGHPMGLFPSSKNAPRVIVTNGMMIPNYSKPDDWEKFNALGVTQYGQMTAGSFMYIGPQGIVHGTTITVMNAFRKVLEKGDTSEGKIFLTAGLGGMSGAQPKAGNIAGCITICAELNAKAATKRHEQGWVDVLIDNIDDLVTRVKQAKTSKEVVSIAFIGNVVEVWERFDEEDIFIHVGSDQTSLHIPWTGGYYPAGLTYEESNRLIREEPEVFKEKVQESLRRHAHAINNHVAKGTYFFDYGNAFLLEASRAGADVMAENNIDFKYPSYVQDILGPMCFDYGFGPFRWVCTSGKPEDLYKTDDIAASVLEEIMKTAPEEIQLQMQDNITWIKDAKKNKMVVGSQARILYADAEGRAKIAEAFNNAVASGEIGPVVLGRDHHDVSGTDSPYRETSNIYDGSKFTADMAIHNVIGDSFRGATWVSIHNGGGVGWGEVMNGGFGMVLDGSAEAEERLRSMLFFDVNNGIARRSWARNDEALFAIRREMNRTPNLKVTLPNLVDNQLLENLF, encoded by the coding sequence GGAAGAAAAACAATTAGCGATTCGAAATGCTTTGCGTTATTTTCCTAAAGATTGGCATGAGGAATTGGCTTCAGAGTTTGCTCAAGAACTTAGAGAATACGGTAGGATTTATATGTATAGATTCAAACCCGACTATAAAATATTTGCGCGAGGCATTTCCGAATATCCTGCAAAATCAACGCAGGCAGCGGCTATCATACTCATGATTCAGAATAATTTAGATCCTGCCGTGGCCCAGCATCCCGAAGAATTAATTACCTATGGTGGAAATGGTGCGGTGTTTCAAAATTGGGCGCAGTACCTGTTAACCATGCAATACTTGGCTCAAATGACCGACGAGCAAACCTTGCACCTGTATTCTGGTCATCCTATGGGATTGTTTCCATCGTCAAAAAATGCACCACGTGTGATAGTCACTAACGGTATGATGATTCCTAATTATTCTAAACCCGACGATTGGGAAAAATTTAATGCCTTGGGCGTGACTCAATACGGACAAATGACAGCAGGGTCGTTCATGTATATTGGTCCGCAAGGCATCGTGCACGGTACCACCATTACGGTTATGAATGCCTTTAGAAAAGTGTTAGAAAAAGGCGATACTTCCGAAGGGAAAATATTTTTAACAGCAGGATTAGGCGGTATGAGTGGGGCGCAACCTAAAGCAGGAAATATAGCAGGTTGCATTACTATTTGTGCTGAGTTGAATGCCAAAGCAGCTACAAAACGCCACGAACAAGGTTGGGTAGATGTGTTAATTGATAACATAGACGATTTAGTTACTAGAGTTAAACAAGCAAAAACATCAAAAGAAGTGGTTTCCATCGCGTTTATTGGTAATGTAGTTGAAGTTTGGGAGCGTTTCGATGAAGAAGATATTTTTATTCACGTGGGGTCCGATCAAACTTCATTGCATATTCCATGGACAGGCGGTTATTATCCTGCAGGATTAACTTATGAAGAATCGAATCGTTTAATCCGTGAAGAACCAGAAGTTTTTAAAGAAAAAGTACAAGAATCGTTACGCCGTCATGCCCATGCTATTAATAATCATGTGGCCAAAGGCACGTATTTCTTCGATTATGGAAATGCCTTTTTATTAGAAGCTTCTCGTGCGGGTGCCGATGTGATGGCCGAAAATAATATCGATTTTAAATACCCGTCTTACGTTCAAGATATTTTAGGTCCGATGTGTTTCGATTATGGATTCGGACCCTTCCGTTGGGTTTGTACTTCAGGAAAACCTGAAGATCTTTATAAAACTGATGATATTGCTGCTTCTGTTCTAGAAGAAATCATGAAGACGGCTCCAGAGGAAATTCAGCTGCAAATGCAAGATAATATCACATGGATTAAGGATGCCAAGAAAAATAAAATGGTTGTTGGTTCACAGGCGCGAATCTTGTATGCCGATGCCGAAGGTCGTGCTAAAATAGCCGAAGCTTTTAATAATGCTGTTGCTAGTGGCGAGATTGGACCTGTAGTTTTAGGGCGCGATCATCATGATGTGAGTGGTACCGATTCGCCTTATCGTGAAACTTCTAATATCTATGATGGTAGTAAATTCACTGCTGATATGGCCATTCATAACGTGATTGGTGATAGTTTTAGAGGCGCTACTTGGGTGTCCATTCATAATGGGGGCGGCGTAGGCTGGGGTGAAGTGATGAATGGCGGATTTGGTATGGTACTCGACGGTTCGGCAGAAGCTGAAGAACGCCTAAGAAGCATGTTGTTTTTTGATGTGAATAATGGTATCGCTCGTAGAAGTTGGGCCAGAAATGATGAAGCGCTTTTTGCGATTAGACGTGAAATGAATCGTACTCCAAACTTAAAAGTAACTTTGCCTAACTTAGTCGATAATCAATTACTAGAAAACCTGTTTTAA
- a CDS encoding ABC-F family ATP-binding cassette domain-containing protein has protein sequence MNYLTVENISKSYGEHVLFEDISFSVHKDQKIAFVAKNGTGKTSILNILSGDDQADSGNVIYRKDIKVSFLSQDPKFDSALTVEETIFASDNPILKVISNYEKSLLNPDDTDAYQAAFEAMERHQAWDFETLYKQILFKLKLENLDQKVSVLSGGQKKRLALANALINKPDLLILDEPTNHLDLEMIEWLEAFFAKENITLFMVTHDRYFLERVCNEIIELDEGQMYSYKGNYSYYLEKREARIEREAVETGKAKQLFKKELDWMRRQPKARTTKSKSRIDDFADIKHRAHQRRNDHQVQLELNMERLGSKILEFHKVGKAFKDKVILNGFDYTFKKGERVGIIGKNGTGKTTFLNILTQTAQPDAGKVVKGETVKFGYYTQSGITIKPEQKVIDVIREFGDYIPLKKGRQISAQQLLERFLFSRKKQYDFVEKLSGGERKRLYLCTVLIQNPNFLILDEPTNDLDIVTLNVLESFLLDFPGCIIVVSHDRYFMDKVVDHLFVFRGEGVIEDFPGNYTDYRVYEDSQPVISTTTEDKKDSKSKQQNEAAKLSYNEEKELKNIESKLNSLAYDKKELENKFNNPDLTQDQINKLSEDLQKIIDTMDEKEARWFELSAKLEGE, from the coding sequence TTGAATTATTTAACGGTTGAAAACATATCAAAATCATACGGGGAGCATGTGCTTTTTGAAGACATTTCTTTTAGTGTTCATAAAGATCAAAAAATAGCTTTTGTAGCTAAAAATGGCACAGGAAAAACCTCCATTTTAAATATTCTTTCTGGTGATGATCAAGCCGATTCGGGAAATGTGATTTACAGAAAAGACATTAAAGTGTCCTTCTTATCTCAGGATCCTAAATTTGATTCGGCGCTTACGGTTGAAGAAACCATTTTTGCCAGCGACAATCCGATTTTAAAAGTGATTTCTAATTATGAAAAATCACTTTTAAACCCCGATGACACCGATGCTTACCAAGCGGCTTTTGAAGCTATGGAACGCCATCAGGCCTGGGATTTTGAAACCTTATATAAACAAATTCTTTTCAAACTTAAACTTGAAAATTTAGATCAAAAGGTTAGTGTACTTTCGGGCGGACAAAAAAAACGTCTAGCACTTGCCAATGCTTTAATCAATAAACCAGATTTATTAATTCTTGATGAGCCTACCAACCATTTGGATCTTGAGATGATTGAGTGGCTTGAAGCTTTTTTTGCTAAGGAAAACATCACCCTTTTTATGGTCACGCACGACCGTTACTTTTTAGAACGTGTGTGTAACGAGATTATCGAGTTGGATGAAGGCCAGATGTACAGCTACAAAGGCAACTACTCCTATTACCTGGAAAAACGCGAAGCACGCATTGAACGTGAAGCCGTTGAAACCGGTAAAGCCAAACAACTGTTTAAAAAGGAATTGGATTGGATGCGTCGCCAACCCAAAGCGAGAACCACCAAATCCAAATCTCGAATAGACGATTTTGCCGATATTAAACACCGTGCTCACCAACGTAGAAACGACCACCAAGTACAATTAGAACTCAATATGGAACGTCTAGGAAGTAAAATTCTGGAGTTTCATAAAGTGGGGAAAGCTTTTAAGGATAAAGTGATTCTTAACGGTTTCGATTATACCTTTAAGAAAGGTGAACGCGTCGGTATTATAGGTAAAAACGGCACTGGAAAAACCACTTTTTTAAATATCCTTACCCAAACAGCGCAACCAGACGCCGGAAAAGTGGTTAAAGGCGAAACGGTGAAATTTGGATACTACACACAAAGTGGTATTACCATTAAACCAGAGCAAAAGGTTATTGATGTGATTCGTGAATTTGGCGATTATATCCCCTTAAAAAAGGGACGTCAAATTAGTGCCCAACAACTTCTAGAGCGTTTTTTATTTAGTAGAAAAAAGCAATATGATTTTGTTGAAAAACTTAGTGGAGGCGAACGTAAACGCCTATATTTATGTACGGTTTTAATTCAGAATCCAAATTTTTTAATTCTTGATGAGCCTACAAACGACCTTGATATTGTCACCCTAAACGTCCTTGAAAGTTTTCTTCTAGACTTCCCTGGCTGTATTATTGTAGTGTCGCACGACCGTTATTTCATGGATAAGGTTGTCGATCATTTATTTGTTTTTAGAGGTGAAGGCGTCATTGAAGATTTCCCAGGAAACTATACGGATTACCGCGTTTATGAAGACAGCCAGCCTGTAATTTCAACCACTACAGAAGACAAAAAAGACAGTAAATCAAAACAACAAAACGAAGCTGCTAAACTCTCGTATAACGAGGAAAAGGAGTTAAAAAACATTGAAAGCAAGCTAAATTCCCTAGCCTACGATAAAAAAGAACTGGAAAATAAATTCAACAATCCAGACCTCACACAGGATCAAATCAACAAACTCTCTGAAGATTTACAGAAAATTATTGATACCATGGATGAGAAAGAAGCGCGTTGGTTTGAGTTATCTGCTAAGTTGGAAGGGGAATAG
- a CDS encoding exopolysaccharide transport family protein, which translates to MTEEFETSESSAASFDIKKFLFRALSYWKLFVLLLAIGVFFVYQKNIREEFSYRLGTKVSIEDDSNPLFTSNASLTFNWGGVTAKVQTMIVTLKSRSHHEKVVERLEFYKTYLKEGRFRKQDIYKAAPFRFYQDNSFPQLINNPIKITFLEQDAFELEVAFTGSTASVQNYITKEITHVDVPLGVFKRQFKLGEPIQLPFLKGVVRLAENRNAALGTTFFIQFNNFDGVVASYNARMAISNERTSPILDITLIDKNKEKIVDYLNTVVDVLSEDELSRKNQYVTNAIKFIDEQIARVKVEMTDNVEELNDYRKENKIYQLDSDGTLLNEKLSKYEEEKDAINKQLDYYANLKNYLLTSNSFTDVPAPSIAGVTDANILSNVSKINELSVQKSKLQYSVKEDASIFSDLNRQIEGLKNVLLENISSVSSVLRRDLESVYGNLHKLESEFNKLPEDQQKLLTMKRQYSLSEQTYNVFLAKRGEAEIIKASNVSDILVVDKAKNTGATVLGRNLNVRYVFAFFAALLVPIVIAFVLTFLDRNIHSPVDIEKLSSIPLLGVVGKNPLDDNLVVHRKPKSAVAESFRAIRSNLQYYYRTKDFDGTKTLMITSSVSGEGKTFCSINMATVFALSGKKTVLLGLDLRKPKIFGDFRIKNDLGVVNYLIGQSSLEEVIQKTAVENLDLIVSGPIPPNPSELLLGERMKTLISDLKAKYDYIVLDTPPIGLVADALELLDFVDASIYVVRQDYTKKDMLNFVNEKYRSKQIKNISLVYNGYDQKAKYGYGYGYGYGYGYGYGNYANGYHEEGKAKRGVWHKLKSMFSKR; encoded by the coding sequence ATGACGGAAGAATTTGAAACTTCAGAATCATCAGCAGCGAGCTTTGATATAAAGAAATTTTTATTTAGAGCCCTAAGCTACTGGAAGTTATTTGTGTTGCTTCTGGCTATTGGGGTTTTCTTCGTATATCAAAAAAACATACGTGAAGAGTTTTCATACCGCTTAGGTACCAAAGTTTCTATTGAAGACGATAGTAACCCTTTGTTTACCTCTAACGCTAGTTTAACCTTTAATTGGGGTGGTGTTACGGCAAAGGTGCAAACCATGATTGTAACGCTAAAATCTAGGTCGCATCATGAAAAAGTGGTAGAGCGCCTGGAGTTTTATAAAACCTATTTAAAGGAAGGCCGTTTTAGAAAACAAGATATTTATAAGGCTGCACCGTTTCGTTTTTATCAAGATAACAGTTTTCCGCAGCTTATTAATAACCCTATAAAAATCACCTTTTTAGAACAGGATGCATTTGAGCTTGAAGTGGCCTTTACCGGTTCTACGGCTAGCGTTCAGAATTATATTACCAAAGAAATTACTCATGTAGATGTGCCTTTGGGGGTGTTTAAGCGGCAATTTAAGTTAGGCGAACCCATTCAGCTACCCTTTTTAAAAGGTGTTGTAAGGTTGGCTGAAAACCGCAATGCAGCCTTAGGAACCACGTTTTTTATTCAGTTTAATAATTTCGATGGGGTTGTTGCGAGTTATAATGCGCGCATGGCAATTTCAAACGAACGTACGTCTCCTATTCTAGATATCACGCTAATCGATAAAAATAAGGAAAAAATTGTTGACTATTTAAATACGGTTGTCGATGTTTTAAGTGAAGATGAGCTGAGTCGAAAAAATCAATATGTAACTAATGCCATTAAGTTTATAGATGAACAAATTGCACGAGTTAAGGTTGAAATGACCGATAATGTTGAAGAGCTGAACGATTACCGTAAAGAAAATAAAATCTACCAGTTAGATAGCGATGGTACGCTATTAAATGAAAAGTTGTCTAAATACGAGGAAGAAAAAGACGCTATTAACAAGCAATTGGATTATTATGCGAACCTTAAAAATTACTTGCTTACTAGCAACAGCTTTACCGACGTCCCAGCGCCTTCTATTGCTGGAGTAACTGATGCTAATATCTTATCTAACGTCTCTAAAATTAACGAACTTTCGGTTCAAAAATCGAAATTACAATACTCAGTAAAGGAAGATGCTTCTATTTTTAGTGATTTAAACCGACAAATAGAAGGTTTGAAAAATGTGCTTTTAGAAAATATCAGTTCGGTATCCAGTGTGTTACGTCGTGATTTGGAAAGTGTTTATGGAAACTTACATAAATTGGAATCCGAATTTAACAAACTACCCGAGGATCAGCAAAAATTACTAACCATGAAGCGCCAATACTCACTTAGCGAGCAAACATATAACGTATTTTTAGCCAAGCGCGGGGAAGCCGAAATTATTAAAGCTTCTAACGTTTCTGATATTTTGGTGGTCGATAAAGCAAAAAATACGGGAGCTACGGTTTTAGGTAGAAATTTAAATGTGCGTTATGTTTTTGCATTTTTTGCAGCCTTATTAGTGCCAATCGTTATAGCCTTTGTGCTCACGTTTTTAGATCGCAACATCCACAGTCCTGTAGATATCGAAAAACTATCTTCCATTCCCTTGTTGGGCGTAGTCGGGAAGAATCCTTTAGACGATAATTTAGTGGTACACAGAAAACCAAAATCGGCCGTAGCAGAATCCTTCCGTGCCATACGAAGCAATTTGCAATATTATTATCGCACGAAAGATTTTGATGGTACCAAAACCCTAATGATTACCTCGTCGGTTAGTGGTGAAGGAAAAACATTTTGCTCCATTAATATGGCTACGGTTTTCGCTTTAAGCGGAAAGAAAACGGTACTGTTAGGTTTAGACCTTAGGAAACCTAAAATATTTGGTGATTTTAGGATTAAAAATGATTTGGGCGTCGTAAATTATCTGATTGGGCAATCCTCTTTGGAAGAAGTCATTCAAAAAACAGCCGTCGAGAATTTAGATTTGATTGTTTCCGGACCTATACCACCTAATCCTTCGGAATTGTTACTGGGGGAACGTATGAAAACATTAATTTCTGATTTAAAAGCCAAATACGATTACATCGTTTTAGACACACCGCCTATTGGATTGGTTGCTGATGCCTTAGAGCTTCTCGATTTTGTGGATGCTTCTATTTATGTGGTACGTCAGGATTATACTAAAAAGGACATGCTTAATTTTGTTAATGAAAAGTATAGAAGCAAGCAAATTAAAAACATCAGCCTAGTGTATAACGGTTACGATCAAAAAGCTAAATACGGTTATGGCTACGGTTACGGTTATGGTTATGGCTATGGTTATGGAAATTATGCCAATGGGTATCATGAAGAGGGGAAAGCTAAGCGAGGAGTTTGGCATAAACTAAAATCGATGTTTAGCAAGAGGTGA
- a CDS encoding polysaccharide biosynthesis/export family protein produces the protein MKKWFLVILVIINTVFVSCITNKDVVYLQDHGDGTDGIPVLRELPKPYKVQVNDLLSINVKALDEELTRIFNPVQTTSTAGGNNGQSQASLYFNGFTVDDHGKIKFPILGEITVLGYTTTEIEEIVKKELLKQYFKETAELFVTVRLPGVTYTVTGEVNGTGIYTIFEDRVNIIDALANAGDISLTGNRKDILIVRQYPDGQRIHHIDLTDIKAMNSPYYYIQPNDIILVKPLKRKVIGAGQTVMQNFATIMSILAGMTSIYVLTKSL, from the coding sequence ATGAAGAAATGGTTTCTTGTGATTTTGGTCATAATAAACACTGTTTTCGTGTCCTGTATTACAAACAAAGATGTCGTGTATTTACAAGATCACGGCGATGGTACCGATGGTATCCCTGTATTACGAGAGTTGCCAAAACCTTATAAAGTTCAAGTTAACGACCTTTTAAGTATTAATGTTAAGGCTTTAGACGAAGAACTTACTAGAATTTTTAACCCCGTGCAAACCACTTCCACAGCAGGAGGGAATAATGGTCAAAGTCAGGCTTCCTTGTATTTTAATGGTTTTACGGTAGATGATCACGGTAAAATAAAGTTTCCTATTTTAGGAGAAATTACGGTTTTGGGGTATACCACCACCGAAATTGAAGAAATAGTTAAAAAGGAATTACTAAAGCAGTACTTTAAGGAAACCGCCGAATTATTTGTAACCGTGAGGCTACCTGGTGTTACCTATACCGTAACAGGAGAGGTTAACGGAACCGGTATTTATACCATTTTTGAAGACCGTGTAAATATTATTGATGCCCTTGCCAATGCAGGAGATATCAGTTTAACGGGTAACCGCAAAGATATACTTATTGTAAGGCAATATCCCGACGGGCAGCGCATTCATCATATCGATTTAACCGATATTAAAGCCATGAATTCCCCTTACTATTACATTCAGCCAAACGATATTATTTTAGTAAAACCTTTAAAGCGTAAAGTAATAGGTGCCGGACAAACAGTGATGCAAAATTTTGCAACAATTATGTCTATTTTAGCGGGGATGACATCCATTTACGTATTAACCAAAAGTTTATAA
- a CDS encoding O-methyltransferase, whose translation MTYQIIQYFKFLLKSTNQHGVHSPFVYDLVTKCFYDRKQHAAYNRISDYRKKLLHNRELIKVTDLGAGSQVMSHQERKISSMAKNAGSTTKRAKLLFRLSAYFKPQNILELGTSLGIATQALSLGNPNANITTIEGCPNISAFSKAAFKDENLNNITAITGDFSSEIQKLHSNTYDLIFFDGNHQKDATLAYFEALLPTATNDSAFIFDDIYWSEGMTEAWEIIKKHPKVTVSIDTFFWGFVFFRKEQLKEDFVIRC comes from the coding sequence ATGACTTACCAAATCATTCAATATTTTAAATTCCTACTAAAATCTACCAATCAACATGGGGTGCACTCACCTTTTGTGTATGATTTAGTGACGAAATGTTTTTATGACCGTAAGCAGCACGCGGCATATAATCGTATTTCAGATTATAGAAAAAAACTGCTTCATAATCGTGAGCTTATTAAAGTCACCGATTTAGGTGCGGGGTCGCAGGTGATGAGTCACCAAGAGCGTAAGATTTCTAGCATGGCTAAAAACGCTGGATCTACCACAAAACGGGCCAAACTTTTATTCCGCTTAAGCGCTTATTTCAAACCACAAAACATTCTTGAATTAGGGACTTCCCTAGGGATTGCTACTCAAGCTTTAAGTCTTGGTAATCCGAATGCCAACATTACCACCATTGAAGGGTGCCCGAATATCTCAGCGTTCTCGAAAGCAGCATTTAAAGATGAAAACCTTAATAATATTACCGCTATTACAGGAGATTTTTCTTCGGAAATACAAAAACTTCATTCAAATACTTACGATCTGATTTTCTTTGATGGCAATCATCAAAAGGACGCCACTTTAGCTTACTTTGAGGCCTTATTACCCACCGCTACAAATGATTCTGCCTTTATTTTTGATGATATTTATTGGTCTGAAGGCATGACTGAAGCCTGGGAAATCATAAAAAAACATCCTAAAGTTACCGTGAGTATCGATACTTTTTTCTGGGGATTTGTGTTTTTTAGAAAGGAACAGCTTAAGGAGGATTTTGTGATACGTTGTTAG
- a CDS encoding GIY-YIG nuclease family protein yields MRLGQHQFGVGANYTKTRLPVKLVFHQFFMNIADAFLYEKKIQKWSQAKKKAIVENQWELLPALSECKNDTNFRNKE; encoded by the coding sequence ATTAGATTAGGGCAGCACCAGTTTGGAGTTGGGGCTAATTATACAAAAACTAGATTGCCTGTAAAATTGGTTTTTCATCAGTTCTTTATGAATATAGCTGATGCTTTTCTGTATGAAAAGAAGATTCAAAAATGGTCTCAAGCAAAGAAAAAAGCTATTGTTGAAAATCAATGGGAATTATTACCTGCGTTATCAGAGTGCAAGAATGATACTAATTTTAGGAATAAAGAGTAA